In one Halorubrum sp. CBA1229 genomic region, the following are encoded:
- a CDS encoding 50S ribosomal protein L18e yields the protein MSSKTNPKLQNLIADLKSVSRDSGANVWQDIADRLEKPRRTHAEVNLGRIERYAQEDETVVVPGKVLGSGVLEKNVTVAAVDFSGTARTKIDRAGEAVSLEQFIEQNPEGSNVRVIR from the coding sequence ATGAGTAGCAAGACGAATCCGAAACTACAGAACCTCATCGCCGATCTGAAGTCGGTCTCGCGCGATTCCGGTGCCAACGTGTGGCAGGACATCGCCGACCGACTGGAGAAGCCACGGCGCACGCACGCTGAGGTCAACCTGGGCCGCATCGAACGGTACGCTCAGGAAGACGAGACGGTCGTCGTCCCCGGCAAGGTGCTGGGCAGCGGTGTGCTCGAAAAGAACGTCACCGTCGCCGCAGTCGACTTCTCGGGCACCGCCCGCACGAAGATCGACCGAGCCGGCGAAGCGGTGTCGCTTGAACAGTTCATCGAACAGAATCCCGAAGGGAGCAACGTCCGGGTGATCCGATGA
- a CDS encoding DNA-directed RNA polymerase subunit D, translated as MTEDDFDVQYVERDERSARVLIRGLTPAFANGIRRAMIADVPTFSIDTVRFVENSSVMFDEMIGLRLGLVPLTTPLDDFEVGDEVTLALDVEGPATAYSGDIESADPLVGVADENVPIIELKEGQRLEFEADAVLNTGKDHAKHQGGVSVGYRHLQRVSVEGDLGEFDDDEPRILRGVIETPEGDIELTDEFDNDLSERFPGKEVTVEDVPGAFVFHIETDGSFSVEELLLRAIDSIEERADELQTKVAV; from the coding sequence ATGACGGAAGACGACTTCGACGTCCAGTACGTCGAACGGGACGAACGCAGCGCGCGGGTGCTGATCCGCGGGCTCACGCCGGCGTTCGCGAACGGTATCCGCCGCGCGATGATCGCCGACGTCCCGACGTTCTCGATCGACACCGTCCGGTTCGTCGAGAACTCCTCCGTCATGTTCGACGAGATGATCGGGCTTCGACTGGGACTGGTACCCCTGACGACGCCGCTCGACGACTTCGAGGTCGGCGACGAGGTCACCCTCGCGCTCGACGTCGAGGGCCCGGCGACGGCGTACTCCGGCGACATCGAGAGCGCCGACCCGCTCGTCGGAGTCGCCGACGAGAACGTACCGATCATCGAGCTGAAGGAGGGACAGCGGCTGGAGTTCGAGGCGGACGCGGTGCTGAACACCGGCAAAGACCACGCCAAACACCAGGGCGGCGTCTCCGTCGGCTACCGCCACCTCCAGCGCGTCTCGGTCGAGGGCGACCTCGGCGAGTTCGACGACGACGAGCCACGGATCCTCCGCGGCGTCATCGAGACGCCCGAGGGGGACATCGAGCTCACCGACGAGTTCGACAACGACCTCTCGGAGCGGTTCCCCGGGAAGGAGGTCACGGTCGAGGACGTCCCCGGCGCGTTCGTCTTCCACATCGAGACGGACGGGTCGTTCAGCGTCGAGGAACTGCTGCTCCGCGCGATCGACTCCATCGAGGAGCGCGCGGACGAACTACAGACGAAAGTCGCGGTCTAA
- a CDS encoding DNA-directed RNA polymerase subunit K, which produces MSGQRYNRYEKARILGARALQVSYGAPVLIETDQTEPILVAAEEYDAGALPFTVRRESN; this is translated from the coding sequence ATGTCAGGACAGAGATACAACCGATACGAGAAGGCACGAATTCTCGGCGCGCGAGCGCTGCAGGTGTCCTACGGGGCGCCCGTGCTGATCGAGACGGACCAGACGGAGCCCATCCTCGTCGCCGCCGAGGAGTACGACGCGGGTGCGCTCCCGTTCACCGTTCGGAGGGAATCCAACTGA
- a CDS encoding DUF4870 domain-containing protein, translating into MSSEEDASAGETVDGDTTLAALSHASALVASFLGPLLFLVLADDDDDLVKRNAKNSLNFQIVVLVALVVAGLLSFVFIGILLFPLIGIIDVVLVLIATVKANEGQVYSYPYTPDIL; encoded by the coding sequence ATGTCCTCCGAAGAAGACGCGAGCGCCGGGGAAACGGTCGACGGAGACACGACTCTCGCCGCCCTCTCGCACGCGTCGGCGCTGGTCGCTTCGTTCCTGGGACCGCTGTTGTTCCTGGTGCTCGCGGACGACGACGACGATCTCGTCAAGCGGAACGCCAAGAACTCCCTCAACTTCCAGATCGTCGTGTTGGTCGCGCTCGTCGTCGCCGGACTTCTCAGCTTCGTCTTTATCGGGATCCTGCTGTTCCCGCTCATCGGCATCATCGACGTCGTGTTGGTACTGATCGCCACGGTGAAAGCCAACGAGGGACAGGTCTACTCGTACCCGTACACGCCGGATATTCTCTGA
- a CDS encoding 30S ribosomal protein S11 — MSESEDGKWGIAHVYASFNNTLITVTDETGAETIAKSSGGTVVKQNRDEASPYAAMQMAEVVAERVKDAGLEGVHVRVRGPGGNLNKSTGPGAQATIRALSRAGVEIGRIEDVTPIPHDGTKAPKNKRV, encoded by the coding sequence ATGAGTGAATCCGAGGACGGAAAGTGGGGCATCGCCCACGTGTACGCGTCGTTCAACAACACGCTCATCACGGTCACCGACGAGACGGGCGCCGAGACGATTGCCAAGTCGTCCGGCGGCACCGTGGTGAAGCAGAACCGCGACGAGGCGTCGCCGTACGCCGCCATGCAGATGGCGGAGGTCGTCGCCGAGCGCGTCAAGGACGCCGGCCTGGAGGGCGTGCACGTTCGCGTGCGCGGCCCCGGCGGGAACCTCAACAAGTCCACCGGTCCCGGTGCACAGGCGACGATTCGCGCGCTCTCGCGTGCGGGCGTCGAGATCGGGCGCATCGAGGACGTCACGCCGATCCCGCACGACGGGACGAAGGCGCCCAAGAACAAGCGAGTCTGA
- a CDS encoding 30S ribosomal protein S4: MSTGKNTKGYETPNHPYQGERIAEESDLLSRYGLKNKEEFWRAQSELRSMRREARRLLGEAQGDVDAAQEAGAEFVARLRRIGILGDNDDISAVLSLDVTDLLERRLQTVAYRQGFASSTQQARQFIVHGHITVDGARVTRPSVKVDVDDEGAIAFDETSPLADDLHPERAESQE, encoded by the coding sequence ATGAGCACCGGCAAGAACACGAAGGGCTACGAGACGCCGAATCACCCGTACCAGGGCGAGCGCATCGCCGAGGAGTCCGACCTCCTCTCGCGGTACGGTCTGAAGAACAAAGAGGAGTTCTGGCGCGCCCAGTCCGAGCTGCGCAGCATGCGACGCGAGGCGCGTCGCCTGCTCGGCGAGGCCCAGGGCGACGTCGACGCCGCCCAGGAGGCCGGCGCGGAGTTCGTCGCACGGCTCCGCCGCATCGGCATCCTCGGCGACAACGACGACATCTCCGCGGTCCTCTCGCTGGACGTGACCGACCTGCTCGAGCGCCGTCTCCAGACGGTCGCCTACAGACAGGGGTTCGCGTCCTCGACCCAGCAGGCCCGCCAGTTCATCGTTCACGGCCACATCACCGTCGACGGCGCGCGCGTCACGCGCCCCTCGGTGAAGGTCGACGTGGACGACGAGGGCGCCATCGCCTTCGACGAGACGAGCCCGCTCGCGGACGATCTCCACCCCGAGCGCGCGGAGTCACAGGAGTAA
- a CDS encoding 50S ribosomal protein L13, with the protein MSLAKIDADVVVDARDCILGRVSSKVAQRVLDGETVAVVNAERAVITGNEEATMETYHTRAELGSDSGPYYPKRPDRIFKRAIRGMLPYKTEDGREAFSNVRVYVGNPYERDEDAETVVLDGTSLDRLSNIKFTTLGDISESLGANVTW; encoded by the coding sequence ATGAGTCTCGCGAAGATAGACGCGGACGTCGTCGTCGACGCCCGCGACTGCATCCTCGGTCGCGTCTCGTCGAAGGTCGCGCAGCGCGTCCTCGACGGCGAGACGGTCGCCGTCGTCAACGCCGAGCGCGCGGTCATCACCGGCAACGAGGAGGCGACGATGGAGACGTACCACACCCGCGCGGAGCTCGGCTCCGACAGCGGGCCGTACTACCCCAAGCGCCCCGACCGGATCTTCAAGCGTGCCATCCGCGGCATGCTGCCGTACAAGACGGAGGACGGTCGTGAGGCGTTCTCGAACGTCCGCGTCTACGTGGGCAACCCCTACGAGCGCGACGAGGACGCCGAGACCGTCGTTCTCGACGGCACCTCGCTCGACCGCCTCTCGAACATCAAGTTCACGACGCTCGGGGACATCTCCGAGTCTCTGGGAGCCAACGTCACATGGTAA
- the eno gene encoding phosphopyruvate hydratase — translation MTRITSVSLRRVLDSRGNATVEADVLTESGGFGRGAAPSGASTGEYEAIELPASESIAKAREHAVPRLEGLYAGDQRAVDNALRAADGTDDFSNIGANSAVAISMAAAKAAADVLGAPLYQHLGGAFRGENFPIPLGNVVGGGEHAKEATHIQEFLAAPVGAPSVSEAVFANAAVHAAVADVLDERGVPAAKGDEGAWAPPISDADAFEVVEEAVDRVEDEVGFEIRFGLDMAAAELYDDDTESYVYGDETKSTDEQVEYVAGLVDEYDLAYVEDPLDENDYEAFAELTDRVGDRTLICGDDLFVTNVERLQEGIDVGAANSILIKPNQIGTLSDAFDAVELAARNGYETVISHRSGETEDTTIAHLAVATDAGYIKTGTVGGERTAKLNELVRIADDAV, via the coding sequence ATGACCCGAATCACCAGCGTCTCGCTGCGTCGCGTGCTCGACTCCCGCGGAAACGCCACCGTCGAGGCCGACGTGCTCACGGAGTCCGGCGGCTTCGGCCGCGGGGCCGCGCCCAGCGGGGCGTCCACCGGCGAGTACGAGGCGATCGAACTGCCCGCCAGCGAGTCGATCGCGAAGGCCCGCGAACACGCCGTGCCGCGGCTGGAAGGCCTGTACGCGGGCGACCAGCGCGCCGTCGACAACGCTCTCCGGGCGGCCGACGGCACGGACGACTTCTCGAACATCGGCGCCAACAGCGCCGTCGCCATCTCGATGGCGGCCGCGAAGGCCGCCGCCGACGTGCTCGGTGCGCCGCTGTACCAGCACCTCGGGGGCGCGTTCCGCGGCGAGAACTTCCCGATCCCGCTCGGCAACGTCGTCGGCGGCGGGGAGCACGCCAAGGAGGCGACCCACATCCAGGAGTTCCTCGCGGCGCCCGTCGGCGCGCCCAGCGTCTCGGAGGCCGTCTTCGCGAACGCCGCGGTCCACGCGGCGGTCGCGGACGTACTCGACGAGCGCGGCGTGCCGGCCGCGAAGGGCGACGAGGGCGCGTGGGCGCCCCCCATCTCGGACGCCGACGCGTTCGAGGTCGTTGAGGAGGCCGTCGACCGCGTCGAGGACGAGGTCGGCTTCGAGATCCGCTTCGGGCTCGACATGGCGGCGGCCGAGCTGTACGACGACGACACCGAGTCGTACGTGTACGGCGACGAGACGAAGTCGACCGACGAGCAGGTCGAGTACGTCGCCGGCCTCGTCGACGAGTACGACCTCGCGTACGTCGAGGACCCGCTCGACGAGAACGACTACGAGGCGTTCGCGGAGCTGACCGACCGGGTCGGCGACCGGACGCTGATCTGCGGCGACGACCTGTTCGTCACCAACGTCGAGCGGCTCCAAGAGGGGATCGACGTCGGCGCCGCAAACAGCATCCTGATCAAGCCGAACCAGATCGGGACGCTGTCGGACGCGTTCGACGCGGTCGAGCTCGCCGCCCGCAACGGGTACGAGACCGTCATCTCCCACCGCTCGGGCGAGACGGAGGACACCACCATCGCACACCTCGCCGTGGCGACCGACGCCGGCTACATCAAGACCGGCACGGTCGGCGGCGAGCGCACCGCCAAGCTGAACGAACTGGTCCGCATCGCGGACGACGCGGTATGA
- a CDS encoding RidA family protein produces MERKRISSGTEWESKVGYSRAVQTGSQIHVSGTTATSDDGDIVGKDDAYKQTKKALQNIENALRETDGSLEDVVRTRMFVTDINEWEAIGEAHGEVFRDVRPATSMIEVNRLIDPELLVEIEAVAIVPE; encoded by the coding sequence ATGGAACGAAAACGCATATCGTCCGGAACCGAATGGGAGTCGAAAGTCGGGTACTCTCGGGCCGTTCAAACGGGCTCTCAAATACACGTTTCTGGAACGACAGCGACTAGCGATGATGGTGATATAGTCGGCAAAGACGACGCATACAAACAGACAAAAAAAGCACTCCAGAATATTGAAAACGCCCTTCGAGAGACTGATGGGTCACTTGAGGACGTGGTCAGAACTCGAATGTTCGTCACCGATATAAATGAGTGGGAGGCAATTGGCGAGGCCCATGGTGAAGTGTTTCGTGACGTTCGCCCAGCCACCAGCATGATAGAGGTGAACCGCCTCATCGATCCGGAGTTACTCGTTGAGATTGAGGCGGTTGCGATTGTCCCAGAGTAA
- a CDS encoding RNA-guided pseudouridylation complex pseudouridine synthase subunit Cbf5, with translation MTDTADDAPDPADDPLRAPPGERSVPELLRFGVVNVDKPAGPSSHQLSAWVRDAINDALAALAPEGEPIDGVAHAGTLDPKVTGCLPTLTGDATRAAQVFLEGSKEYVAVLELHGSPPGDFREVVGEFEAEIYQKPPRKSAVTRRLRTRTIHELDVLEVADRQALLRIRCESGTYVRKLCHDIGLATGVGAHMGHLRRTATDPFDDGDLHALQDLVDGLAWAREGDESLLREVVRPAEDALVHLPSVTVAPSAARNVATGAPVYAPGIIGVDGAADPVEESASASDDPPLVACHTPDGVAVCLGRLVGDPDAESGVVVSLERVLL, from the coding sequence ATGACGGACACAGCCGACGACGCCCCCGACCCCGCGGACGACCCCCTCAGAGCCCCGCCCGGCGAGCGCTCGGTCCCGGAGCTGCTCCGGTTCGGCGTCGTCAACGTCGACAAGCCCGCCGGCCCCTCCTCCCACCAGCTCTCCGCGTGGGTTCGCGACGCGATCAACGACGCCCTCGCCGCGCTCGCTCCCGAGGGCGAGCCGATCGACGGCGTCGCCCACGCCGGCACCCTCGACCCGAAGGTCACCGGCTGTCTGCCCACGCTCACCGGCGACGCGACGCGGGCGGCGCAGGTCTTCCTGGAGGGGAGCAAGGAGTACGTCGCCGTCCTCGAGCTCCACGGGTCGCCCCCGGGCGACTTCCGCGAGGTCGTCGGCGAGTTCGAGGCGGAGATCTACCAGAAGCCGCCCCGGAAGAGCGCCGTGACGCGTCGACTCAGAACCCGAACCATCCACGAGCTCGACGTGTTGGAGGTCGCGGACCGGCAGGCGCTCCTCCGGATCCGGTGCGAGTCGGGGACGTATGTCCGGAAACTGTGTCACGACATCGGCCTCGCGACCGGAGTGGGCGCCCACATGGGGCACCTCCGCCGGACCGCCACCGACCCGTTCGACGACGGCGACCTCCACGCCCTACAAGACCTCGTCGACGGGCTGGCGTGGGCGCGCGAGGGCGACGAGTCGCTGCTCCGCGAGGTCGTCCGCCCGGCCGAGGACGCGCTGGTGCACCTCCCGTCGGTCACGGTCGCCCCCTCGGCAGCGCGCAACGTCGCCACCGGCGCGCCGGTGTACGCGCCCGGGATCATCGGCGTGGACGGAGCGGCGGACCCGGTCGAGGAGTCGGCTTCGGCGAGCGACGACCCGCCGCTCGTCGCCTGCCACACCCCCGACGGCGTCGCGGTCTGTCTCGGCCGGCTCGTCGGCGACCCCGACGCCGAGTCGGGCGTCGTCGTCTCGCTGGAACGCGTGCTTTTATAA
- a CDS encoding DNA-directed RNA polymerase subunit N, with protein sequence MMIPVRCFTCGNVIGEHWEEFKERAREGDEDPGEVLDDLGVDRHCCRRMMVSHRDLVDVVSPYQ encoded by the coding sequence ATGATGATCCCCGTCCGGTGTTTCACGTGCGGCAACGTCATCGGTGAACACTGGGAGGAGTTCAAGGAGCGCGCCCGCGAGGGCGACGAGGACCCGGGCGAAGTGCTCGACGACCTCGGGGTCGACCGGCACTGCTGCCGCCGGATGATGGTCAGCCATCGCGACCTCGTCGACGTCGTCTCGCCGTACCAGTAA
- a CDS encoding 30S ribosomal protein S13 → MSTEEPQDDSPEEEEDLQYFVRIGGADLDGTKTVERSLSELDGIGTRTARLVAEKADVDRNATFGLLDEGDIDAVVDIAENLEDHVPSWMTNRQNDFYSGETTHLVGTDVNEKRRHDINRMKVIESYKGVRHKRGQKVRGQRTKSTGRSEGTIGVNVEEIREEMAEEAEADDE, encoded by the coding sequence ATGAGCACGGAAGAACCACAGGACGACTCGCCGGAGGAGGAGGAAGACCTCCAGTACTTCGTCCGGATCGGGGGCGCTGACCTCGACGGGACGAAGACGGTCGAGCGAAGCCTGTCCGAACTCGACGGCATCGGCACGCGCACGGCGCGGCTGGTCGCCGAGAAGGCCGACGTGGACCGCAACGCCACGTTCGGGCTCCTCGACGAGGGTGACATCGACGCGGTGGTCGACATCGCCGAGAACCTCGAAGACCACGTCCCGTCGTGGATGACGAACAGACAGAACGACTTCTACTCCGGAGAGACGACGCACCTCGTCGGCACCGACGTCAACGAGAAGCGCCGCCACGACATCAACCGGATGAAGGTCATCGAATCGTACAAAGGCGTTCGCCACAAGCGCGGCCAGAAGGTACGCGGCCAGCGCACGAAGTCCACGGGCCGGTCCGAGGGCACCATCGGCGTCAACGTCGAGGAGATCCGCGAGGAGATGGCCGAGGAAGCGGAGGCTGACGACGAATGA
- a CDS encoding zinc-binding dehydrogenase, with protein MKAVQFDSHGDRDVIEYGEFPDPEPDRGEVLVDVKAGALNHLDIWTRRGLPGVDLEMPHVPGSDAAGVVEAVGEGVTRFEPGDRVAVSAGVSCGECEFCRHGEESLCPSFHIIGEHVRGVHSELAAVPAENLVPVPSGVDWEVAGSASLVFQTAWRMLQTRADIEAGEKVLVLGASGGVGHAAVQIADHAGCEVFATASTEAKLSHAEECGADHVIDYEANDFAEEIAELTGRRGVDIVVDHVGEATYPNSLKSMAKGGRLVTCGATTGPNPDAELNRIFWNQLSVIGSTMATPGEVDDVLELVWDGTFEPRVRETLPMSEAARAHEMIENREGFGKVVVKPDSEL; from the coding sequence ATGAAGGCAGTCCAGTTCGATTCTCATGGCGACCGCGACGTGATCGAGTACGGCGAGTTCCCGGACCCCGAGCCCGACCGCGGCGAGGTCCTCGTGGACGTCAAAGCGGGCGCGCTGAATCACCTCGACATCTGGACACGCCGCGGGCTGCCGGGCGTCGACCTAGAGATGCCGCACGTCCCCGGCAGCGACGCGGCCGGCGTCGTCGAGGCGGTCGGCGAGGGCGTGACGCGGTTCGAGCCCGGCGACCGCGTCGCCGTGAGCGCGGGGGTCTCCTGCGGCGAGTGCGAGTTCTGCCGCCACGGCGAGGAGTCGCTGTGCCCCTCGTTCCACATCATCGGCGAGCACGTCCGCGGCGTCCACTCCGAGCTCGCGGCCGTCCCCGCGGAGAACCTCGTCCCGGTCCCCTCGGGCGTCGACTGGGAGGTCGCCGGCTCCGCCTCGCTCGTCTTCCAGACCGCGTGGCGGATGCTCCAGACCCGCGCGGACATCGAGGCCGGCGAGAAGGTGCTCGTGCTCGGCGCCTCCGGGGGCGTCGGTCACGCGGCCGTCCAGATCGCCGACCACGCGGGCTGTGAGGTGTTCGCGACCGCCTCCACCGAGGCAAAGCTCTCGCACGCCGAGGAGTGCGGCGCCGACCACGTCATCGACTACGAGGCGAACGACTTCGCCGAGGAGATCGCCGAGCTCACCGGCCGCCGCGGCGTCGACATCGTCGTCGATCACGTCGGCGAGGCGACGTATCCGAACTCCCTGAAGTCGATGGCGAAGGGCGGCCGGCTGGTCACCTGCGGGGCGACGACGGGACCGAACCCCGACGCGGAACTCAACCGCATCTTCTGGAACCAGCTGTCGGTCATCGGCTCGACGATGGCGACGCCCGGCGAGGTCGACGACGTCTTAGAGCTCGTCTGGGACGGCACCTTCGAGCCGCGCGTCCGCGAGACACTCCCGATGAGCGAGGCCGCGCGCGCCCACGAGATGATCGAGAACCGTGAGGGCTTTGGCAAGGTAGTGGTAAAACCGGACAGTGAGCTCTGA
- the rpsB gene encoding 30S ribosomal protein S2, whose translation MSEDNDAVELDDDAETEAVDAAVEEEADTTEEPTADAAADGASADAETGASADAEPDEAAEADATEDAGDDAADEEEASPFDDDVMPDDDVDLLIPVEDYLSAGVHIGTQQKTKDMERFIHRVRDDGLYVLDVSTTDRRIRTAADFLSNYDPEQILVTSSRQYGRFPAEKFADAIGARARTGRFIPGTLTNPDYAGYIEPDVVVVTDPIGDAQAVKEAITVGIPVIAMCDSNNQLSNVDLVIPTNNKGRRALSVVYWLLANETLDRRGADTVFALDDFEDEL comes from the coding sequence ATGAGCGAAGACAACGACGCGGTCGAACTCGACGACGACGCGGAGACCGAGGCGGTCGACGCGGCGGTCGAGGAGGAGGCCGACACGACCGAGGAACCGACCGCCGACGCGGCCGCCGACGGGGCGTCCGCCGACGCCGAAACTGGGGCGTCCGCCGACGCCGAACCCGACGAGGCCGCCGAGGCCGACGCGACGGAGGACGCGGGCGACGACGCCGCGGACGAGGAGGAGGCCTCCCCGTTCGACGACGACGTCATGCCCGACGACGACGTCGACCTGCTGATCCCGGTCGAGGACTACCTCTCCGCGGGTGTCCACATCGGAACCCAGCAGAAGACGAAGGACATGGAGCGGTTCATCCACCGCGTCCGCGACGACGGCCTGTACGTGCTCGACGTGAGCACGACGGACCGGCGGATCCGCACCGCGGCGGACTTCCTCTCCAACTACGACCCGGAACAGATCCTCGTCACGTCCTCGCGGCAGTACGGTCGGTTCCCGGCCGAGAAGTTCGCGGACGCCATCGGCGCCCGCGCCCGCACGGGACGCTTCATCCCCGGCACGCTGACGAACCCCGACTACGCCGGCTACATCGAGCCGGACGTCGTCGTGGTGACCGACCCGATCGGCGACGCGCAGGCCGTCAAGGAGGCCATCACCGTCGGCATCCCGGTCATCGCGATGTGCGACTCCAACAACCAGCTGTCGAACGTCGACCTCGTCATCCCGACGAACAACAAGGGTCGACGCGCGCTGTCGGTCGTCTACTGGCTGCTCGCCAACGAGACGCTCGACCGCCGCGGCGCCGACACCGTCTTCGCCCTCGACGACTTCGAGGACGAGCTGTAA
- a CDS encoding mechanosensitive ion channel domain-containing protein: MTQIPSLLARSIANFVDGVAVAIPRLLSGLVFLTLAYVTVRIVLSLVRTSIERVYVGDRELVGDLIVTLAAVFLWFGVALTFLKVVGMGDIAASLGTAVGFIALGVSYALSEMIEDTVAGVYLLRDPDFNVGYRVEAKGVTGTVAAIELRKTRIDTDAGDRVVLANREIEPRWTHDIPDEEP, translated from the coding sequence ATGACGCAGATTCCGTCGCTGCTCGCGCGGTCGATCGCGAACTTCGTCGACGGCGTCGCGGTCGCGATCCCGCGGCTGCTCTCGGGACTTGTCTTCCTGACGCTGGCGTATGTGACGGTCCGAATCGTCCTCTCGCTCGTCCGGACCTCGATCGAACGAGTGTACGTCGGCGACCGCGAGCTGGTGGGCGACCTCATCGTCACCCTCGCGGCGGTCTTCCTGTGGTTCGGCGTCGCGCTGACGTTCCTGAAAGTCGTGGGCATGGGCGACATCGCGGCGAGCCTCGGCACCGCCGTCGGCTTCATCGCGCTGGGCGTCTCGTACGCGCTCTCGGAGATGATCGAGGACACCGTGGCGGGCGTCTACCTCCTTCGTGACCCCGACTTCAACGTGGGGTACCGCGTCGAGGCGAAGGGCGTGACCGGCACGGTCGCGGCCATCGAACTCCGGAAGACCCGGATCGACACGGACGCGGGCGACCGCGTCGTGCTCGCGAACCGGGAGATCGAGCCGCGCTGGACGCACGACATCCCGGACGAGGAGCCCTGA
- the cmk gene encoding (d)CMP kinase — MLITVSGPPGSGKSTNAAGLADRLGVDHVSGGDIFREMAAERDMSPVEFNEFAEEDPTFDRKLDRRLREIATTRDELVLESRLAGWLAADHADFRFWFDAPLSVRAERIAEREGKPVDRAEAETKRREDSERKRYGEFYGIDIDDLSIYDAAYNTARWSPDRFLDVLVATVEAYDPAADEGKAPIEGVSYDF; from the coding sequence ATGTTGATCACCGTCTCCGGCCCGCCGGGCAGCGGGAAGAGCACGAACGCCGCCGGGCTCGCCGACCGGCTCGGCGTGGACCACGTCTCCGGCGGCGACATCTTCCGCGAGATGGCGGCCGAACGCGACATGTCCCCGGTCGAGTTCAACGAGTTCGCCGAGGAGGACCCCACGTTCGACCGCAAGCTCGACCGCCGCCTCCGCGAGATCGCCACGACCCGTGACGAGCTGGTCCTGGAGTCGCGGCTCGCCGGGTGGCTCGCGGCCGACCACGCGGACTTCCGGTTCTGGTTCGACGCCCCCCTCTCGGTCCGCGCCGAGCGGATCGCCGAGCGAGAGGGGAAGCCCGTCGACCGCGCCGAAGCGGAGACGAAGCGCCGCGAGGACTCCGAGCGCAAGCGGTACGGCGAGTTCTACGGCATCGACATCGACGACCTCTCCATCTACGACGCCGCGTACAACACCGCCCGCTGGAGCCCCGACCGGTTCCTCGACGTGCTCGTCGCGACCGTCGAGGCGTACGACCCCGCGGCCGACGAGGGGAAGGCGCCGATCGAGGGCGTCAGCTACGACTTCTGA
- a CDS encoding 30S ribosomal protein S9, which translates to MVTNTSGKKKTAVARATVRDGEGRVRINSQPVELVEPEQARLKMMEPFRIAGEELRDGVDIDINVEGGGFSGQADATRTAIARGLVQHLGDAELRDAYMNFDRTLLVNDVRQSEPKKWGGPGARARYQKSYR; encoded by the coding sequence ATGGTAACTAACACCTCAGGCAAGAAGAAGACGGCCGTCGCCCGCGCCACCGTGCGCGACGGCGAGGGTCGCGTTCGCATCAACTCCCAGCCAGTCGAGCTGGTCGAACCGGAACAGGCGCGGCTCAAGATGATGGAGCCGTTCCGCATCGCGGGCGAAGAGCTCCGCGACGGCGTCGACATCGACATCAACGTCGAGGGCGGCGGCTTCAGCGGCCAGGCCGACGCGACGCGGACCGCCATCGCGCGCGGTCTCGTCCAGCATCTCGGCGACGCCGAGCTGCGCGACGCGTACATGAACTTCGACCGCACGCTGCTGGTCAACGACGTGCGCCAGTCCGAACCCAAGAAGTGGGGCGGACCGGGCGCGCGTGCCCGCTACCAGAAGTCCTACCGCTGA